In Streptomyces sp. Li-HN-5-11, the sequence CGGTTGCTCGGGCTGGACCCGGACGAGGTGCTGGACTTCGCCGTCACTTCGAGGCCCGTTACAACCGCGCCTACCGCTGGGACCTGTGGGGCGCCGCCTGGGTGCTTCTCGACGGGGCGAGCGACGACGCCTTCGACTTCTTCCGGTGCTGGCTGGTCGGCCAGGGCCGGGAGGTCTTCGAGGGCGCCCTGCACGACCCGGACTCGCTCGCGGACCTGCTGGAGGACTTCGACGAGGAGATCGACGGCGACGGCGAGGAACTCGGCTACGCGGCCGACGAGGCCTACGAGCAGCTCACCGGCACCGTCGCGCCGGACCTCGGCATTCCGCCCGCCCCGGCGGAACCGGAGGGCACCCCGGTCGACTTCGAGGACGACCGCGCGCTCGCCCAGCGCTACCCGAAGCTGTGGGACCGCTTCCGCGAGTAGGCCAGGGCGTTCCGGCGGACCGTACGGCGTTGCGGCGGACCGTCACACCACCGTCCGCCGCCGGTCCGTGTCCGAGGGGACGTACGCCTGCGCGTGGCCGGCCTTCACCGCGTGGTGCAGCGGGGCCGCGTTGGCCTGGTCGAGGGCGGACGCCGTGACCGCGGCCGGTCCGAGGACGACCGTCGCGACCGCGCAGACCACCGCCCAGGGGCTGCGGACCGCCGCGGCCCATCCAGCCGTCCTCGCCATGGTCCCCGTACGGCTGCTGTTCATGTTCCCCACCTCCGGTCGGCTCATGGTCACCGACCGTAGGCCGCGGGGATCTGAGGAGCCTGCGGGCGGGCTGTGGTCTCCCTGTGCGTGCCGGGGCGGCCTTCGTGCCTGCGGCGGACGACACGCGGGCCGCCGGGGTCGTTCCGCTCCGTCCGCGATGTGTGCTGTGCCACCCGGTGGAACCATCGTCCTGGTCCGGGACGTTTCTGGGGGTACACGTACGCGTGGCTGGTTCCCGCCCCCACGTGCCCGTGGCTGATCATTGGGCCCGTCCCCCACGTACTAAGGGGTCCGAGAGAAAGGCGACGTGAGTGGACCTGCTCGACCTCCTGCTGGTGCTGGTGATCCTCGTCTACGCGGCGTCCGGCTACCGGCGCGGACTGGTGGCCGGTTGCGTCGCGCTGGCCGGGTTCATCGGTGGTGCGGTGGTCGGCGTGTGGATCCTGCCGTGGGTGATGGGTTTCGTCACGCGCGGGACGACGGCGGCGACGGTCGCCGCGGTGCTCACGGTGCTGGTCCCGGCGGTCGTGGGGCACGAACTGGCGGGGCGCCTGGCGCTGCGGCTGCGCCGGGAGCTGGACCGGGCGGGCCGGGGTCCGCTGCGCGTGGCCGACGGGGTCGGCGGGGCAGCGGCCAACTCGGCGGCGGTACTGATCGTGGCCTGGGTGGCCGCGAGCGTCCTGAGCGTGTCCTCCTCCCCGATGGTGACGACGGCGATCCGCGACTCGACGCTGCTGGGCGCCGTGCAGAAGGTGATGCCGGACACCACGCCGGCCTGGTTCTCGCGCGCCACCAGCGCCCTCACGGAGGCGGGCTTCCCGCAGGTCTTCAACCCGTTCGAGAACGAGCCGACGGCGGGCGTCGCGAAGCCGTCCGGCGACAACGTCACGCAGAGCGCGACGCGGGCCGCCCGGCTCAGCACGGTCAAGATCGAGGGTTCCTCGGGCAACCAGGGCCGTGAGGGCAGCGGTTTCGTCTACGCCCCGCAGCACGTGATGACCAACGCGCACGTGGTGGCGGGCATCAGCGACCCGACCGTGCGGGTCGGCGGCGTCGGGCGGTCGTACGACGCGGAGGTGGTGCTCTTCGACCCGGACCGGGACGTGGCCGTGCTCTACGTCCCCGGCCTGCGCGCTCCCGTCCTGCAGTTCGACGGCACGGCCACGCGCGGCGACTCGGCCGTGGTGGCGGGATATCCGCAGGACGGGGACCTGAACCTCCAGGCCGCGACGGTCGCGAACCGGATGCACGCGACGGGCCAGAACATCTACAACGACGCGACGGTCACGCGTGAGATCTACTCGATCCGTTCCACCGTCCGCCCCGGCAACTCCGGCGGCCCGCTGCTGTCCACGGACGGCCATGTCTTCGGCGTGGTGTTCGCCCGCTCGACCTCGGACAACGAGACGGGTTACGTCCTGACGGCGGCGGAGGTCGCTCCGGACGCGCGGCGGGCGGTGAACGCGACGGTGCCGGTGGACACGGGCGATCTGGTCACGTCGTGAGGCCCCCGGCCACCGCGGGGATCACAGGGAGCGGCCCATGAGCACGTCGTCGACGTAGGCGCCGTCCAGGAAGAACTCCTCCGGCTGCACGCCCTCGACCACGAAACCCTCCGACTCGTAGAGCCTGCGTGCCGGGGTGTTGTGGCCGAGGACCCGCAGGGTGATGCGGCGGGCGCCCTGGCGGCGGGCCTCCTCGACGGCGGCGCGCACCAGGGCACGGCCCACGCCGAGGCCGCGGGCCTCCTCGGCCACGGCGAGTCCGCGGATCATCCGCACATGCGCGTTGGAGACCAGTTCGGTGGCGAGGCCGAGGCGGATGAACCCGACGAGGCGGCCGTCGGCCTCGGCGACGAAGTGGTCCCCCGGTTTCAACCGCTCACTGAAGAAGGGCGGGTACGGCTGCCGCGGGGGCTGCTGCACCGAGTGCAGCGGGGACCAGGTCTCCCGGTCGAGTCGGCCGAGGGCGTCCTCGTCGTCGAGGGTGGCGTGACGTATGTACGGAACCGGCATGGGGGCCACACTACGGCTGGTCAGCCGATGATCCACCGGTTTTCCGGGCGGTCACCCGGCAGGATGGCCGTATGAAGACTTCGCGGATCGCGGTGGCCGGTGCGTCCGGTCTCATCGGCAGTGCTCTGGTGCGCTCACTGGTCGCGGACGGGCACGAGGTGGTGCGGCTGGTGCGCCGCTCGGCCCGTGGCGCGGACGAGGTGCGCTGGGATCCCGGCGAGCGGTACGTGGACGCGGCCGGGCTGGCCGGGTGCGACGCGGTCGTCAACCTCGCGGGCGCGGGAGTGGGCGACCACCGCTGGACGGACGGGTACAAGCGAGAGATCCGGGACAGCCGGGTGCTCGGCACGGCGGCGCTCGCCGAGGCGGTCGCCTCCCTCGACGTGCCGCCCCGGGTCTTCGTCAGCGGCAGCGCCATCGGCTTCTACGGCGACACCGGCGACCGGGCCGTCGACGAGGAGGCGCCGCCCGGGGACGGTTTCCTGCCGTCCCTGTGCGTGGAGTGGGAGGAGGCCGCGGCCCCCGCGCGGGAGGCGGGCGTGCGGACCGTGTTCGCGCGCACCGGGCTGGTCGTGGCCCGCGAGGGCGGGGCGTGGGGGCGGCTGTTCCCCCTGTTCAAGGCCGGGCTGGGCGGGCGGATGGGCTCCGGACGGCAGTACTGGTCGTACATCGCGCTGCACGACGAGGTGGCCGCGCTGCGCCATCTGCTGCACACCGAGAGCCTGTCGGGGCCGGTCAACCTGACCGCGCCGCGGCCGCTGACGAACCGGGAGATCACCGCGGCGATGGGCCGGGTGCTGGGCCGGCCGACGGTGTTCTCCGTGCCGGCGCCGGTTCTGCGGACCGTGCTCGGGGAGATGGCCGGGGACGTGCTGGGGAGCGCGCGGGTGGTGCCGAAGCGGCTGCTGGAGTCCGGGTTCTCGTTCGCGTTTCCCGGGATCGAGGACGCGATCCGGGCGGCTCTGTGACGCCTGCACACTCACCCGAGACGGCTTTCGACCGCATGCGACCGCCGTGCGACCGTGCCCTGTTCATGCGCGACTGCAGTTGACCGACCAGGGCCCTAACCTCGACGCGAACTCTGGTATCCCTCAAGCCGGTTGAGGGCATCACAGCTCCACTGGCCGCGCAACCCCGAGGAGGGGCACGTGCTTGAGCCCGCGTACCAGGCGGATGTCGTCGTGGTGGGAGCCGGGGTCGCCGGACTCTCGGCGGCGCATCGGCTGACCAGCGCAGGAGTAACGACCGCAGTCCTGGAAGCCGCCCACTGCGTCGGCGGCCGCATGTCGACGGAGAAGGTCGACGGGTTCCGGCTCGACCGGATCGGACAGCTGCTGTCCACGTCGTACCCCGAACTGGACCTCAGTCCGGGGCTCGACGCGCTCGTGCTGCGCCCCTTCGCGCCGGGGGTCCTGCTGCACAGCGACGGACGGCACCACCGGGCGGGCGCCCCGGCGGGCGCGGGGAGCGTACGGGGCGCACGAGGCGCACTTCACGCTGTCCGTGTTCTCGCGAGCGCTCCCCGTCCTCCATCCGCACCCCGGGGGCGGACCCGCGCCCTGCGCCCCGTCCTTCCCGCCCGGTCCTGGCCGGGCACCCCGCTGGGCGGCCCCGTCCTCGACGCTCCCCCTCCGGGACGCCGGGGCGACCGCGCCCAGCCCTTCGGCATCGGCGCGCCGCTCCTGCTCCGCGCCGGCCTCGCCCGGATCGCCGGCACTCCGGTCGAACGCCTGCTGTCCCGCGCCGAGTTGCCCGCCGGGCAGGCGCTGGCGGTCCGCGGCCTGCCCGCCCGCACCGTCGACGGCTTCCTGCGTCCGCTGCTGGCCGCCCTGCTGTGCGACCCGGATCTCACCACCTCGAGCAGGGTCGCGGACCTCGCCCTGCGCGCCTTCGCGAGCGGCCGGCTGTGCCTGCCGGAGGGCGGCGCGGAGGCGCTGCCCGAGCTGCTCGCCCGCACGCTGCCGCCCGGCACCGTGCACACCGGCGTCCGGGTCACCTCGGTGTCCACCAACGCGGTGACCACCGCCGACCACGGCGTGATCCACTGCCGTGCCGTGCTGCTCGCCACCGACGCGCGCGCGGCGGCGGAACTGCTGCCCGGCCTGCGCGTGCCGGAGTTCCATCCGGTGACGGTGGTGCACCACGCGCCGGACGAGCCGCCGGCGACGGGCGGGTACCTGCTGCTCGACGCGGAGCGCGGCGGACCGGTCGCGCACACGGCGGTGGTCAGCCACGTCGACCCCTCCCGCGCTCCCGCGGGCCGGTCCCTGGTGTCCTCCACGGTCCTGGGCGTCCCGCCGTCCGATGTCGACAGCGCCGTACGCGCCCACCTGTCCCGCCTGTACGGCACGTCGACCACGCGCTGGGAGACCCTGGCGGTCCACCACACCACCGAGGCCGTCCCCGCGATGCGCCCGCCGCACGACCTGCGCCGCCCGGTGCGTCTCCTGGCGGGCCTGTACGTGTGCGGCGACCACCGCGACACCAGCACGGTCCAGGGCGCCCTGCACTCCGCCCACCGGGCCGCGACGGCGATCCTGGCCGACCTCGGCACGGGCCGCTCGATGCACCGGGCCGACCCACCGGCGACGGCGCCGAGGGCCGAAGCGGCCTGAACCGGCCCACGGGGTGCCGACGCCGGCACCCCGGGTGCGGGACACCTCGCGTGGGCGTGGTGCGCACACGGGCGGTGTCCCGGCCGTGGCTCGCGACCGCCGGAACCGCCGGGCGGGTCGCAGGCCGGCCCTGGCAGGGCAGGGCAAGGCAAGGCGGGCCGGTCAGGTCAGGTCAGGTCAGGTCAGGTCAGGTCAGCGGCGCCACCTTGTCGCGGTAGCCCCGCACCGGCGCCGCGTCCTTGTACGGCTCCAGGCGGCGCTCGAAGTCCCGCACGTACTCGACTGCCCGGACCGACCGCATCTCGGCGGCCTGCCCCGCGGCCTCGGCGCCCAGCCGGCAGGCCTGGTCCAGGTCGCCGAGGCCGAGGCGCGCGGTGGCGAGGACGACCCGGCAGAACAGGCGGCTGCGGGCGTAGGCCGGGGCACGCAGCTGGAGCGAGCGCTCGGCGTGCTGGGCGGCGGCGCGGTACTGCTGCAGGTCCCGGTGGCAGTGCCCGAACTCGTCGGCGAGCTGGGCCTCGTCGAAGAACCGCGCCCAGAACGGCACCTCGTCGCCGGGACGGGCCGCCTCCAGGGCGCGCTCGGCGCGCACCAGCGACGCGGTGCAGGCGCGCACCTCGCCGAGCACGCCGTGTCCGCGCGCCTCGGCGGCGTGCAGCAGCGCCTGGACCACGGGCGGCGCGGAGCCGCCGAGCCCCTGCTGGGCCACCCGGGCGAGCTGGACGGCCTCCCGCCCGTGCCCGAGGTAGACCGCCTGGCGGCTCATCGTGACCAGGACGTAGGCGCCGTAGGGCCGGTCCCCCGCCGCCTGGGCCAGCCGCAGCGCCTGCACGAAGTAGCGCTGGGCGAGCCCGTGCGCGGCGATGTCGTACGAGGTCCAGCCCGCGAGCCGGGTCAGGTCGGCGGCCGCCGCGAAGAGCCGGCGGCCGGTCTGCTCGCCGTAGGCGCCACGCAGCATCGGCTCGCACTCGTGCTCCAGGTAGCGCACGAGGGCCTGGCGGGCGTGGCCGCCGCCGTACATGTCGTCGAGGCTGCGGAACAGCTCGCCGACCGAGCGGAGCGCGGCGATGTCGCCCGCGCTGACCCGCTGGCCGAGGCCGCGCTCGCCCTGGCCGCGCTGCCGCGGCACGCCGGGCGGCAGCTGCTGCCCCGGCGTGAGCGCGGTGAGGGCGAGCGACGGCTTGCCGGGGGGCTGTCCCTGGGCGGGGACCCGGACGGCGGGCGCCTCGCCGTGGGCGACGCGGTCGTCGGCCCGTCCGATCAGCCAGTCGCGGCTGGGCACGACCAGCCCCGCCGGCGTGAAGGCGATCTTGCGCAGCTCGGCATGGCTGCCGGAGTCCTTGCGCCACAGCCCGCTCACGATGTCGACGGCCTCCTCCGGCGTGCCGGCGAACTCCAGTCCGGCGTAGACCGGTGCGCACGCGTCGAGACCGAGGTCCTGTGCGGTCAGCCGGCGGCCCAGGCGCCGGGTGAAGACCTCCGCGATGAGGGCGGGCGTGGTCCCCCGGGGCTGCTGGCCGCGCAGCCAGCGGGTGACCGATGTCTTGTCGTATCTCAGGTCCAGTCCGTGTTCGAGGCCGAGCTGGTCCACACGACGGGCCAGACCTGCGTTGGAGAACCCCGCTTCTGCGATGAGCGCGGCGAGCTGGCGGTTGGGGGTGCGCTGCGCGGGTCGTTCCGTCATCTGCGGTGCGGTCTCCTGCCTTCGGGCCTCCTCGCGGCCGCGTGGATGCCCGGATTGCCGGTGAGCAGCCTTTATGGCCGTATGAACGGCGCGAATGTAGCGGAGAGTGAGCAGCCGACTGCAGGCTTCGCCCAGCATTCATCCGATCGTGTGAGGATTGCCCGCGAGGCTGACGTACGCCCGCCGGACGTACAGTGGCGTGGGCACGTTTCGTGCCTTACGACTTCCAGGGAGGCGCTTGCCGTGAGTGAGCTGCGGTTCGTCCGCATGGGATTCGGTGCCGAGGCCGTGGACTACCAGGTGGCCTGGGACGAGCAGCGGCGGGTGCACGCCGCCCGGTTCGCGGACGAGGTCCCCGACACCGTGCTGCTCCTCGAACACCCTCCGGTGTACACGGCGGGCCGGCGCACGGCGGACAACGAGCGTCCGCTCGACGGCACGCCCGTCATCGACGTGGACCGCGGCGGCAAGATCACCTGGCACGGGCCCGGCCAGCTGGTCGGCTACCCCATCCAGAAGCTCCCGCGTCCGGTGGACGTGGTCGCGCACGTACGGCGCCTGGAGGAGGCCCTCATCCGCACGTGCGCGGAGTTCGGCCTGCGGACCACCCGGGTCGAGGGCCGCAGCGGGGTGTGGGTGCTGGGCGACCCGGTCGAGCAGCGGCCGGCGCTCGGCGGGCTCTCCCTGGACTTCGACCCGCGGCTGACCGACGACGAGTTCGACCCGCGGCTCAACGGCCCGGAGTACGCGCCCTCCAACGCCGGCCAGCGGCGCGAGGACCGCAAGATCGCCGCTATCGGCATCCGCGTGGCCAAGGGCGTCACGATGCACGGCTTCGCGCTCAACGTGAACCCGGACAACAAGTGGTTCGACAAGATCATCCCGTGCGGTATCCGGGACGCGGGCGTCGCCTCCCTGGCCGGCGAGCTCGGCCGGGACGTGACGATCGAGGAGGTGCTGCCGGTCGTCGAACGGCACCTGAGGGACGTACTGCAGAACGCGGACCTCAGGCCTCGGGAGATCGAGCGGGCCACCGCCTGACGCGGGGAATGAGCCCTGGTCCACGGGGGTTGGCCCGTCAGCAGGGCTCAGTAAACACGGGCGTACCCTGGTGTACGCCGAGGAATCACAGTCACAGGGAGCCGGTCGTGTCCGCAGTCGCACCCGACGGACGCAAGATGCTGCGCCTGGAGGTCCGCAACAGCCAGACCCCCATCGAGCGCAAGCCCGAGTGGATCAAGACCCGGGCGAAAATGGGCCCCGAGTACACGAAGATGCAGAACCTCGTGAAGAGCGAGGGCCTGCACACGGTCTGCCAGGAAGCCGGCTGCCCGAACATCTACGAGTGCTGGGAGGACCGCGAGGCGACCTTCCTCATCGGCGGCGACCAGTGCACCCGGCGCTGCGACTTCTGCCAGATCGACACCGGCAGGCCCGAGGCGCTCGACCGCGACGAGCCGCGCCGCGTGGGCGAGTCCGTGGTCACCATGGACCTGAACTACGCCACCATCACCGGGGTCGCCCGTGACGACCTGGAGGACGGCGGCGCCTGGCTGTACGCCGAGACCGTGCGCCAGATCCACCAGCAGACCGCCGGACGCGAGGGCGGCCCGACGAAGGTCGAGCTCCTGGCCCCCGACTTCAACGCCGTCCCCGAGCTGCTGGCGGAGGTCTTCGCCTCACGCCCCGAGGTGTTCGCGCACAACGTCGAGACGGTGCCCCGGATCTTCAAGCGCATCCGCCCCGGCTTCCGCTACGAGCGTTCGCTCAAGGTCATCACCGAGGCCCGCGACTACGGCCTGGTCACCAAGTCGAACCTGATCCTCGGCATGGGCGAGACCCGCGAGGAGGTCAGCGAGGCGCTCAGGCAGCTGCACGAGGCCGGCTGCGAGCTGGTCACCATCACGCAGTACCTGCGGCCCTCCGTCCGGCACCACCCGGTGGAGCGCTGGGTCAAGCCGCAGGAGTTCGTCGAGCTGAAGGAGGAGGCCGAGCAGATCGGCTTCTCCGGCGTGATGTCCGGCCCGCTGGTCCGGTCCTCCTACCGTGCCGGGCGGCTGTACCGGATGGCCGTCGAACAGCGCCGCGCGGACGCGCCGCAGGGGGACGGCGCCTTCATCGCAGCGCAGGCCGTCTGACACATCGTCACCGCCCGCCGTTCCCCACAGCCTGCCGGGCAAGCGTGTGAATTCGCGCACAAGAACCTACTAGCGAGTAGTGGCCGATACGACGCGGTCCCGACCGTCGCCGCAGATGAGGGCGCCGATCGGGGCCGCGTCGGCCCTTTGGCCTGCGAAGTCAGGGCTTCATTGGCGTTTGACCGGTCGGTCACGCGCTGGTAACACCAATCAGTGACGCTGAACTCACGCCACGTACACCCGCAGCCTTCCCGAGGGGGGACCTCCACCATGCAGGCCGCGCCCGTCCGCGCCACCGCGATCCCGTCCTTCACCGACGCACTCCGTGCGGTCGAGTCCCTGCTGATGAGCAGCGGCCACCGCACCGCCCGCCGCAACGCCTGGACCTCCGTCCTGGAGGACCGCCGCCGCGCCAAGGACCGGGTCGAGGCGCAGCGCGTCCTCGATCAGGTCGCGGTCGCACGCTCCGCACGCCCCTGATCCACCCCGCTCCCCCTTCCCGCCCCTCCCGGGCGCCCGCGGACAGTGCCGTCGTCGGCCGCTCCCGGGGCCACGTAGACTGCGTGGCATGGCGAGGAAGGAACCCGCAGCCGAGGCTGCCAATCCCGGGCGACTGAAGCAGATCGCTCTGACCTACAAGATGACCCGTAAGGCCGACCCGAAGATCGGTCTTGTACTCGCGGGTGTCGGCATCGTCGTCCTCGGTGTCCTCCTCGGGATCGGTTTCCTGATCGGCCACCCCGTATATCTCGGCATCCTGGGCCTCCTGCTCGCCTTCCTCGCGATGGCGATCGTCTTCGGACGCAGGGCCGAGCGCGCCGCCTTCGGGCAGATGGAGGGCCAGCCGGGCGCCGCCGCGGCGGTACTGGACAACATCGGCCGAGGCTGGACGACCACCCCGGCGGTCGCGATGAACCGCAGCCAGGACGTGGTGCACCGCGCGGTCGGCAAGGCCGGCATCGTACTGGTCGCCGAGGGCAACCCGAACCGGGTGAAGAGCCTGCTCGCCGCCGAGAAGAAGAAGATGGCCCGCATCGTGGCGGACGTCCCGGTGCACGACGTGATCGTCGGCAACGGCGACGGGCAGGTCGAGCTGAAGAAGCTGCGCACGACCCTGCTGAAGTACCCGCGCGTGCTGACCGGCCCGCAGGTCACCGCCACCAACGACCGGCTGCGCGCCCTGGGCGACCTGATGACCAACATGCCGCTGCCGAAGGGCCCGATGCCCAAGGGCATGCGGATGCCGAGGGGCGGGCCGAAGACCCGCTGACCCACCCGCGTACGACGACGGGGCGCCCGGATCACACTCCGGGCGCCCCGTCGTCGTACGCGGCCTGAATGCTGACGCGGGGCCCGACCGCCGTACGGACTGGGCCGGCGTGCGTCAGTGCCGCAACAGGCAACCGCCCCGTCGCGACGCCCGGCACTCCCCCAAGCTCTTCGAGCAGGGGGTGCCCCCGGAGCACGCACCGGACGCCGCTCGTTGACGGGCAAACGTCACCTGCCGCGGCACTAGACGCGGACCTCGACCGTGCCCGCCAGCCGGTCGTGCAGGCCCCGGCCGTCGCGGTCCCAGATCAGGGCCGGGATCGCCAGGCACAGCAGCGCCGTCCGCAGCAGGGCGCGCAGCGGCTGCACCCGGCCGGTGCCGAGGGCGACCACGCGCAGCCCGAACAGGCGCTTGCCGGGTGTGGAGCCGACCGTGCCCACGGTGAGGACACCGAGGACGAAGAAGACGAGCAGCGCCCAGTTGCTGGTGGCCTGGCCGTAGCCGTGGGTGATCAGGCCGTATGCGATCAACACGCACAGCGCCCAGTCGACGACCAGGGCGCCCAGCCGCCGACCGGGACGGGCGATCGAGCCGGGTCCCTCCTCCGGCAGACCGAGTTGCTCGCCCCGGTAGCCGAAGTCGGCGCCGGCCTCTTCCATGGCCGAGCGCGGTCCGGAGAGCCACGATCCCACTGCTTGCCTGTTGTCCACCCGTCCACGGTACTGCGAGGCTTGGACGGCGGAGGCCGCCGGGGTGTCCACAGGCGTGACCCCGCCCGGTCCGGTTAACTTCTGCGAAACAAATGGGTCACGCCCGAGAAATCACCCGTCCCTAGGGTCGGGGTCAGCGTGTGCCACCGCACTGGCCGCACGAACGAACTACCACCCCGGCAGGACGGTCGGGAGTAGGAGGAGCTGGATGTTCCAGAACGCCGACGAGGCCAAGAAGTTCATCGCGGACGAGGACGTCAAGTTCATCGACGTCCGCTTCTGCGACCTGCCGGGCGTCATGCAGCACTTCACGGTGCCCGTTGAGGCGTTCGACCCGGACGACGAGCTCGCCTTCGACGGATCCTCGATCCGTGGCTTCCAGGCCATTCACGAGTCCGACATGGCCCTGCGCGCCGACCTCTCGACCGCGCGTGTGGACCCGTTCCGCCGGGACAAGACCCTCAACATCAACTTCTTCATCCACGACCCGATCACGGGCGAGCAGTACTCCCGTGACCCGCGCAACGTGGCCAAGAAGGCCGAGGCGTACCTGGCCTCCACCGGGATCGCGGACACCGCGTACTTCGGTCCCGAGGCCGAGTTCTACGTCTTCGACTCCGTGCGCTTCGCGACCAGCGCGAACGAGTCCTTCTACCACATCGACTCCGAGGCGGGCGCCTGGAACACCGGTGCGCTGGAGGACAACCGCGGTTACAAGGTCCGCTACAAGGGCGGTTACTTCCCGGTCCCGCCGGTCGACCACTTCGCGGACCTGCGCGCCGAGATCAGCCTGGAGCTGGAGAAGGCCGGCCTGAAGGTCGAGCGTCAGCACCACGAGGTGGGCACCGCCGGCCAGGCCGAGATCAACTACAAGTTCAACACGCTGCTCGCGGCCGCCGACGACCTGCAGCTGTTCAAGTACATCGTGAAGAACGTCGCCTGGCGCAACGGCAAGACCGCGACCTTCATGCCGAAGCCGATCTTCGGTGACAACGGCTCGGGCATGCACGTCCACCAGTCGCTGTGGAGCAACGGCGACCCGCTGTTCTACGACGAGGCCGGTTACGCGGGTCTGTCGGACACCGCCCGTTACTACATCGGCGGCATCCTCAAGCACGCCCCGTCGCTGCTGGCCTTCACCAACCCGACGGTGAACTCCTACCACCGTCTGGTGCCGGGCTTCGAGGCCCCGGTGAACCTGGTGTACTCGCAGCGCAACCGTTCGGCTGCGATGCGTATCCCGATCACCGGCTCGAACCCGAAGGCCAAGCGCGTCGAGTTCCGTGCCCCGGACTCCTCCGGCAACCCGTACCTGGCGTTCTCCGCGCTGCTGCTGGCGGGCCTGGACGGCATCAAGAACAAGATCG encodes:
- the lipB gene encoding lipoyl(octanoyl) transferase LipB, which encodes MSELRFVRMGFGAEAVDYQVAWDEQRRVHAARFADEVPDTVLLLEHPPVYTAGRRTADNERPLDGTPVIDVDRGGKITWHGPGQLVGYPIQKLPRPVDVVAHVRRLEEALIRTCAEFGLRTTRVEGRSGVWVLGDPVEQRPALGGLSLDFDPRLTDDEFDPRLNGPEYAPSNAGQRREDRKIAAIGIRVAKGVTMHGFALNVNPDNKWFDKIIPCGIRDAGVASLAGELGRDVTIEEVLPVVERHLRDVLQNADLRPREIERATA
- a CDS encoding GNAT family N-acetyltransferase; translation: MPVPYIRHATLDDEDALGRLDRETWSPLHSVQQPPRQPYPPFFSERLKPGDHFVAEADGRLVGFIRLGLATELVSNAHVRMIRGLAVAEEARGLGVGRALVRAAVEEARRQGARRITLRVLGHNTPARRLYESEGFVVEGVQPEEFFLDGAYVDDVLMGRSL
- a CDS encoding RDD family protein codes for the protein MDNRQAVGSWLSGPRSAMEEAGADFGYRGEQLGLPEEGPGSIARPGRRLGALVVDWALCVLIAYGLITHGYGQATSNWALLVFFVLGVLTVGTVGSTPGKRLFGLRVVALGTGRVQPLRALLRTALLCLAIPALIWDRDGRGLHDRLAGTVEVRV
- a CDS encoding DUF4191 domain-containing protein, yielding MARKEPAAEAANPGRLKQIALTYKMTRKADPKIGLVLAGVGIVVLGVLLGIGFLIGHPVYLGILGLLLAFLAMAIVFGRRAERAAFGQMEGQPGAAAAVLDNIGRGWTTTPAVAMNRSQDVVHRAVGKAGIVLVAEGNPNRVKSLLAAEKKKMARIVADVPVHDVIVGNGDGQVELKKLRTTLLKYPRVLTGPQVTATNDRLRALGDLMTNMPLPKGPMPKGMRMPRGGPKTR
- the lipA gene encoding lipoyl synthase, which gives rise to MSAVAPDGRKMLRLEVRNSQTPIERKPEWIKTRAKMGPEYTKMQNLVKSEGLHTVCQEAGCPNIYECWEDREATFLIGGDQCTRRCDFCQIDTGRPEALDRDEPRRVGESVVTMDLNYATITGVARDDLEDGGAWLYAETVRQIHQQTAGREGGPTKVELLAPDFNAVPELLAEVFASRPEVFAHNVETVPRIFKRIRPGFRYERSLKVITEARDYGLVTKSNLILGMGETREEVSEALRQLHEAGCELVTITQYLRPSVRHHPVERWVKPQEFVELKEEAEQIGFSGVMSGPLVRSSYRAGRLYRMAVEQRRADAPQGDGAFIAAQAV
- a CDS encoding TIGR01777 family oxidoreductase, yielding MKTSRIAVAGASGLIGSALVRSLVADGHEVVRLVRRSARGADEVRWDPGERYVDAAGLAGCDAVVNLAGAGVGDHRWTDGYKREIRDSRVLGTAALAEAVASLDVPPRVFVSGSAIGFYGDTGDRAVDEEAPPGDGFLPSLCVEWEEAAAPAREAGVRTVFARTGLVVAREGGAWGRLFPLFKAGLGGRMGSGRQYWSYIALHDEVAALRHLLHTESLSGPVNLTAPRPLTNREITAAMGRVLGRPTVFSVPAPVLRTVLGEMAGDVLGSARVVPKRLLESGFSFAFPGIEDAIRAAL
- a CDS encoding MarP family serine protease: MDLLDLLLVLVILVYAASGYRRGLVAGCVALAGFIGGAVVGVWILPWVMGFVTRGTTAATVAAVLTVLVPAVVGHELAGRLALRLRRELDRAGRGPLRVADGVGGAAANSAAVLIVAWVAASVLSVSSSPMVTTAIRDSTLLGAVQKVMPDTTPAWFSRATSALTEAGFPQVFNPFENEPTAGVAKPSGDNVTQSATRAARLSTVKIEGSSGNQGREGSGFVYAPQHVMTNAHVVAGISDPTVRVGGVGRSYDAEVVLFDPDRDVAVLYVPGLRAPVLQFDGTATRGDSAVVAGYPQDGDLNLQAATVANRMHATGQNIYNDATVTREIYSIRSTVRPGNSGGPLLSTDGHVFGVVFARSTSDNETGYVLTAAEVAPDARRAVNATVPVDTGDLVTS
- a CDS encoding regulator → MTERPAQRTPNRQLAALIAEAGFSNAGLARRVDQLGLEHGLDLRYDKTSVTRWLRGQQPRGTTPALIAEVFTRRLGRRLTAQDLGLDACAPVYAGLEFAGTPEEAVDIVSGLWRKDSGSHAELRKIAFTPAGLVVPSRDWLIGRADDRVAHGEAPAVRVPAQGQPPGKPSLALTALTPGQQLPPGVPRQRGQGERGLGQRVSAGDIAALRSVGELFRSLDDMYGGGHARQALVRYLEHECEPMLRGAYGEQTGRRLFAAAADLTRLAGWTSYDIAAHGLAQRYFVQALRLAQAAGDRPYGAYVLVTMSRQAVYLGHGREAVQLARVAQQGLGGSAPPVVQALLHAAEARGHGVLGEVRACTASLVRAERALEAARPGDEVPFWARFFDEAQLADEFGHCHRDLQQYRAAAQHAERSLQLRAPAYARSRLFCRVVLATARLGLGDLDQACRLGAEAAGQAAEMRSVRAVEYVRDFERRLEPYKDAAPVRGYRDKVAPLT
- a CDS encoding NAD(P)/FAD-dependent oxidoreductase — its product is MLEPAYQADVVVVGAGVAGLSAAHRLTSAGVTTAVLEAAHCVGGRMSTEKVDGFRLDRIGQLLSTSYPELDLSPGLDALVLRPFAPGVLLHSDGRHHRAGAPAGAGSVRGARGALHAVRVLASAPRPPSAPRGRTRALRPVLPARSWPGTPLGGPVLDAPPPGRRGDRAQPFGIGAPLLLRAGLARIAGTPVERLLSRAELPAGQALAVRGLPARTVDGFLRPLLAALLCDPDLTTSSRVADLALRAFASGRLCLPEGGAEALPELLARTLPPGTVHTGVRVTSVSTNAVTTADHGVIHCRAVLLATDARAAAELLPGLRVPEFHPVTVVHHAPDEPPATGGYLLLDAERGGPVAHTAVVSHVDPSRAPAGRSLVSSTVLGVPPSDVDSAVRAHLSRLYGTSTTRWETLAVHHTTEAVPAMRPPHDLRRPVRLLAGLYVCGDHRDTSTVQGALHSAHRAATAILADLGTGRSMHRADPPATAPRAEAA